In Candidatus Methylomirabilota bacterium, the genomic window CGGCCGGCGCATCCCCCGCGCTGGCCGAAGAGCTCCAGGCCTTCGTCAAGGCCCGGATCGCGCCCTACAAGTATCCGCGCTGGATCGAGTTCGTGCCCGACCTGCCGAAGACGGCGACCGGGAAGATCCAGCGCTTCAAGCTGCGGAG contains:
- a CDS encoding benzoate-CoA ligase family protein, whose translation is IWVSPVEVEATLIKHAAVLEAAVVGQADTDRLVKPKAYVVLKDPAGASPALAEELQAFVKARIAPYKYPRWIEFVPDLPKTATGKIQRFKLRS